A genomic segment from Chanos chanos chromosome 2, fChaCha1.1, whole genome shotgun sequence encodes:
- the chrna5 gene encoding neuronal acetylcholine receptor subunit alpha-5 translates to MTTNVWIKQEWIDTKLRWDPDKYLGITSIRVPSDSIWIPDIVLYDNADGHFEATVTKAVVRYDGAISWTPPANYKSTCTIDVTFFPFDLQNCSMKFGSWTYDGSQVDILLEDVHVDKRDYFDNGEWEIVTATGSRGLRTDGTFTYPFITYSFIIRRLPLFYTLFLIIPCIGLSFLTVLVFYLPSNGGEKISLCTSVLVSLTVFLLVIEEIIPSSSKVIPLIGEYLVFTMIFVTLSIVITVFAINIHHRSSATHHSMAPWVRRIFLHRLPKLLCMRSHVDRYASTAAGQGDRRFGKGGSVKNSMEETTPLLSTKQNLQAALDCIRYITLHVVKENEVREVVQDWKFVAQVLDRVFLWAFLLVSILGSVLLFIPVIYKWANIIVPSHVGSIPPMDRQ, encoded by the exons ATGACCACCAATGTATGGataaaacag GAATGGATTGACACAAAGCTACGATGGGACCCTGATAAATATCTGGGCATTACATCCATCAGAGTTCCCTCTGACTCCATCTGGATCCCAGATATTGTGCTCTATGACAA TGCTGATGGTCATTTCGAGGCAACGGTCACCAAAGCTGTGGTGAGGTACGATGGCGCCATCTCCTGGACACCACCCGCCAACTACAAGTCCACCTGCACCATAGACGTCACCTTCTTCCCCTTCGACCTGCAGAACTGCTCCATGAAGTTTGGATCCTGGACCTACGACGGCTCACAG GTGGACATACTCCTTGAAGATGTGCATGTGGATAAGAGGGATTATTTTGACAACGGGGAATGGGAGATCGTGACAGCCACGGGAAGCCGAGGATTACGGACCGACGGCACCTTCACGTATCCCTTCATCACCTATTCCTTTATCATCCGCCGGCTGCCGCTCTTCTACaccctcttcctcatcatccCCTGCATCGGCCTGTCCTTCCTCACGGTGCTGGTCTTTTACTTGCCCTCTAACGGTGGAGAGAAAATCTCCCTTTGCACCTCAGTGCTGGTCTCCCTCACTGTTTTCCTGCTGGTGATTGAGGAGATCATACCGTCTTCCTCCAAG GTCATCCCGCTCATCGGCGAGTACCTGGTCTTCACCATGATCTTCGTCACGCTCTCCATCGTCATCACCGTCTTCGCCATCAATATCCACCACCGCTCTTCCGCCACTCACCACAGCATGGCGCCGTGGGTCCGTCGCATATTCCTACACCGTCTGCCCAAGCTGCTCTGTATGCGCAGCCACGTGGACCGATACGCGAGCACTGCAGCCggacagggagacagaaggTTCGGAAAAGGAGGTTCTGTGAAAAACTCTATGGAGGAGACCACCCCTCTGCTCTCCACCAAACAAAACCTGCAGGCAGCACTTGACTGCATCCGTTACATAACACTGCACGTGGTCAAAGAGAACGAAGTCAGAGAG gTTGTCCAGGACTGGAAGTTTGTGGCCCAGGTGCTGGaccgtgtgtttctgtgggccTTCCTCCTGGTGTCAATCCTGGGTTCGGTGTTGCTCTTCATTCCTGTCATCTACAAATGGGCCAACATCATCGTCCCAAGCCATGTCGGTAGCATCCCCCCAATGGACAGACAGTGA